A window of the Loxodonta africana isolate mLoxAfr1 chromosome 3, mLoxAfr1.hap2, whole genome shotgun sequence genome harbors these coding sequences:
- the GORAB gene encoding RAB6-interacting golgin: protein MAQAWAGFSEEELRRLKQTKDPFEPQRRRPTNKSRQQLLREKALQEQSQKLGLQDGSTSLPLEQLLSVPKQRFNTQKPCSSLPAPSVARTSPIGDEKQQGTESQSREVGLENSHDVNLNKKVEVPPPKPDCKLEKKKMELQEKSRWEVLQREQRLMEEKNKRKKALLAKAIAERSKRTQAETMKLKRIQKELQALDDMVSTDIGILRNRIDQASLDYSYARKRFDKAEAEYVAAKLDLQRKTEIKEQLTEHLCTIIQQNELRKAEKLEGLMQQLDVQADEEALALEAEVARLLQEQETEAGKQTTGLEKLCHPSGDRATLEFPKENRKHQEQTASPKVDEQGESSNGSSLHSPDGQNQDTKAAVGDTSAALPT from the exons ATCCATTTGAACCACAGCGGCGTCGGCCCACGAACAAAAGTCGACAACAACTTCTGCGAGAGAAAGCCCTTCAAGAGCAAAGCCAAAAACTTGGACTTCAAGATGGATCAACCTCATTACCTCTAGAACAGCTGCTTTCCGTTCCGAAACAGAGATTTAATACTCAAAAACCATGTTCTTCTCTTCCTGCTCCTTCTGTGGCGCGCACCTCCCCTATTGGTGATGAAAAGCAACAGGGTACTGAAAGTCAGTCAAGGGAAGTGGGGCTCGAGAATTCTCATGATGTAAACCTCAATAAGAAAGTCGAGGTTCCACCTCCAAAGCCAGATTGCaaattggagaaaaagaaaatggaatt GCAAGAAAAATCTCGTTGGGAAGTCCTCCAACGAGAACAACGGTTaatggaagagaaaaataaacgtAAGAAAGCTCTTTTGGCCAAAGCTATTGCAGAAAG ATCTAAAAGAACTCAAGCAGAGACCATGAAATTGAAGCGGATCCAGAAGGAGTTACAAGCTTTAGATGACATGGTGTCCACTGACATTGGAATTCTCAGGAACCGGATCGATCAGGCCAGCCTAGACTATTCATATGCCCG GAAGCGGTTTGACAAGGCCGAGGCAGAGTATGTTGCAGCAAAGCTAGATCTCCAGCGCAAGACTGAAATTAAAGAGCAGCTCACTGAGCACCTTTGTACGATCATACAGCAGAATGAGCTCCGGAAGGCCGAGAAGTTGGAGGGGTTGATGCAGCAGCTGGATGTACAAGCTGACGAAGAGGCTTTGGCGCTTGAGGCGGAGGTGGCGAGATTGCTGCAGGAACAAGAGACAGAAGCGGGGAAACAGACGACTGGTTTAGAGAAGCTGTGTCATCCTTCTGGGGACAGGGCGACCTTAGAATTTCCTAAAGAGAACAGAAAGCATCAAGAACAAACTGCTTCCCCAAAGGTAGATGAACAGGGTGAAAGTTCCAATGGCAGCTCCCTTCATAGTCCAGACGGCCAAAATCAAGACACTAAAGCTGCTGTAGGTGACACTTCAGCCGCTCTGCCCACATGA